In Candidatus Woesearchaeota archaeon, a single genomic region encodes these proteins:
- a CDS encoding 50S ribosome-binding GTPase, which translates to MLKNFWDIVHKVIKDSDILILVLDARFINETRNPEVEENVKASKKPLIYVITKCDLVDKTILDKIVLKPSVFISSVKHLGTTLLRKQILMVGKIHYKDKEKFVVGVLGYPNVGKSSLINAVKGKNSAPSSSVSGFTKGAMKIKADNKILFIDSPGVIPFMEKDKNKHAFIGATEFNKVENPDVAVTDLMEKFPGKIEAYYGIEISEDFEESIVAIAKKRNLLKKGNCPDQVRASRMILHDWQTGKIK; encoded by the coding sequence ATGTTAAAAAATTTTTGGGATATTGTTCATAAAGTGATAAAAGATTCGGATATTTTAATATTAGTGTTAGATGCCCGGTTTATAAATGAAACTAGAAATCCTGAAGTTGAAGAGAATGTTAAGGCATCAAAAAAACCCTTAATTTATGTTATAACAAAATGCGATCTTGTCGATAAAACTATTTTAGATAAGATCGTTCTAAAACCTTCTGTGTTTATTTCTTCAGTAAAGCATCTAGGCACTACTTTATTAAGAAAACAAATTTTAATGGTAGGTAAAATACATTACAAGGACAAAGAAAAATTTGTAGTTGGTGTTTTAGGTTATCCAAATGTAGGTAAATCTTCGTTAATTAACGCGGTGAAGGGTAAAAACTCGGCTCCCTCTAGTTCCGTAAGTGGGTTTACTAAGGGTGCAATGAAAATTAAAGCCGATAATAAAATTTTATTTATTGACAGTCCGGGTGTAATTCCGTTTATGGAAAAGGATAAAAATAAGCATGCATTTATTGGAGCAACTGAATTTAATAAAGTAGAAAATCCTGATGTGGCTGTAACAGATTTAATGGAAAAATTTCCCGGTAAGATTGAAGCTTACTATGGGATAGAGATTTCAGAAGACTTTGAAGAATCAATTGTGGCAATCGCAAAGAAAAGAAATTTATTAAAAAAAGGTAATTGTCCTGATCAGGTTCGGGCTTCAAGAATGATACTCCACGATTGGCAAACCGGTAAGATTAAATAA